Part of the Tidjanibacter massiliensis genome is shown below.
TCCTGACGCTCGACGTATTCGAACCCGTCCGACGTTTCCTCGCGTCCGGGTCTGGAGAACAGTATTTCGAAACGCACCTTCAGGACCAGGGCAGGGAGTTCCTGCTGCGCGTGAACGTTTTCGACGACAAAAGTTTCGAGGTGGTGTTCAACGACATCACCCGACAGGAGAAGACGCGCCGCCTGAAACAGGAGATGACCGGCAACATCGCCCACGAACTCCGCACACCGGTAACGAGCATCCGGGGCTACCTCGAAACGGTGCTCGAAACGCCGATGCCGCCCGAAAAGGAGCGGGACTTCATCACCAAAGCCTACCGGCAGACGCTCGCGCTATCGGAACTCATCCGCGACATGAGCCTGCTCACGAAGATAGAGGACACGCCGGGTTCCTTCAATTTCGGCAGAATAGACCTCGGCGCGGTGATAAACCGGGTGACGGCCGAACTCGAACCGGCCCTGCAGGCAAAACGCATCACCGTGGAGAACACCCTGCCGGCGGGCCTCACGGTGAACGGCAACGAAAGCCTCGTCTACTCGATATTCCGCAACCTGACCGACAACGTGATAAACCACGCGGGCGAAGGGGTACACGTCACCATCGGGAAACGCGCCGAACGCAACGGGTATGTCTACATCTCCTTCGCCGACGACGGCTGCGGCATCGGCGACCGCAGCAAGCTCAACCGGCTCTTCGAACGTTTCTACCGTCTCGACGAGGGACGCACGAGGGACGCGGGAGGTTCCGGGCTCGGACTGTCGATAGTGAAGAACATCGTAAGTCTCCACGGCGGAACCATAACAGCCAAAGAGCGCCGTGAAGGCGGGCTCGAATTCCTCTTCAGCCTCCCCACCGGCGACACTTCCCGGAAATAACCCGAGGGGGGATACGGTTCGCCCGCTGCAGCCGAAGCCGCAGGTCCGGCCTGACCGCTGCAAATCCGACGGGCGCGTGACAAACACGCGCCCGTTCTTCTCTTTTCCGGCATGGGGATGCCGTAACGGCAGGCCCCGCAA
Proteins encoded:
- a CDS encoding sensor histidine kinase → MKLTFQRRLTLSFLIIFVIFTAGVVVFEQGQARRYRTEALEERLDAYAEMIHACVAGDTPDSIDLKVLLPLLPQELRLTVIGASGEVVYDNLFAEPGELDNHAGRPEVANARKQGASYDIRTSASNHIPYIYYAKYFGNDFVRVALPYDVKVKHFLQPDNGFLYFIVILFAVGLLFIHYVGSLFGRSVKRLRDFASTADDADADLGTAHFPHDELGEIGQRIAGSYKSLKESERTLVREREKLLQHVHSSAEGVCFFRPDGSVEFYNGLFLQYMNTISDVVVSDNPALLTLDVFEPVRRFLASGSGEQYFETHLQDQGREFLLRVNVFDDKSFEVVFNDITRQEKTRRLKQEMTGNIAHELRTPVTSIRGYLETVLETPMPPEKERDFITKAYRQTLALSELIRDMSLLTKIEDTPGSFNFGRIDLGAVINRVTAELEPALQAKRITVENTLPAGLTVNGNESLVYSIFRNLTDNVINHAGEGVHVTIGKRAERNGYVYISFADDGCGIGDRSKLNRLFERFYRLDEGRTRDAGGSGLGLSIVKNIVSLHGGTITAKERREGGLEFLFSLPTGDTSRK